The following proteins come from a genomic window of Microbacterium sulfonylureivorans:
- a CDS encoding DUF1254 domain-containing protein has protein sequence MTIHVNADNFARAETDRMFADIQREAGGVNTFRHNREPASIDAQTVIRLNRDTLYSFAIVDLSDGATVVVPDAGDRYLSVMIVDHDHYVRGVIHEAGEHDIVALAPDTDYVLVAARTLVDPDDPADLANVAEIQDALRLDVGSAVDFVSPEYDPGSLDATRNALLALAAGLRSFDRTFGARDEVDPVRHLIGTAAGWGGLPVSEASYVGVDPQLPVGFYDLTMHDVPVDAFWSVSVYNAAGYFEPTPEARYTVNSVTGVRDEDGAVTVHFTPPGGATEPNSIPLPEGWNYLIRLYRPRPAFADGEWHVPDLVRRRDREAEFAAANPAEAESGPEDAPVGADAAAAFVVSGDGAASVDPEATSPDASEPVDMPSVEPSDLASDEPSDAPSVGSPEAPSGDVRSDADAPPPDED, from the coding sequence ATGACGATCCACGTGAACGCCGACAACTTCGCGCGCGCTGAAACCGACCGGATGTTCGCGGACATCCAGCGCGAGGCCGGCGGCGTGAACACGTTCCGGCACAACCGTGAGCCGGCGTCGATCGACGCGCAGACCGTGATCCGGCTCAACCGGGACACCCTGTACAGCTTCGCGATCGTCGACCTCTCCGACGGGGCGACGGTGGTGGTGCCGGATGCCGGCGACCGCTACCTCTCCGTGATGATCGTCGATCACGACCACTATGTCCGCGGCGTCATCCACGAGGCCGGCGAGCACGACATCGTCGCGCTGGCGCCCGACACCGACTACGTCCTCGTCGCCGCTCGCACCCTGGTCGACCCCGACGATCCCGCCGACCTGGCGAACGTCGCCGAGATCCAGGACGCGCTTCGCCTCGACGTCGGATCAGCCGTCGACTTCGTCAGCCCCGAGTACGACCCGGGGTCGCTCGACGCCACGCGCAACGCGCTGCTCGCGCTCGCCGCAGGACTGCGCTCGTTCGACCGCACGTTCGGCGCCCGCGACGAGGTCGACCCCGTCCGGCACCTCATCGGCACGGCGGCGGGCTGGGGCGGGCTGCCCGTCTCGGAGGCGTCGTATGTCGGCGTCGACCCGCAGCTTCCCGTGGGCTTCTACGACCTGACGATGCACGATGTGCCGGTCGACGCGTTCTGGTCGGTCTCGGTCTACAACGCGGCCGGATACTTCGAGCCCACCCCCGAGGCCCGCTACACGGTCAACAGCGTCACGGGCGTGCGCGACGAGGACGGCGCGGTCACCGTGCACTTCACACCTCCGGGCGGCGCGACCGAGCCGAACAGCATCCCGCTCCCCGAGGGCTGGAACTACCTGATCCGTCTCTACCGGCCGCGTCCGGCATTCGCCGACGGCGAGTGGCACGTGCCCGATCTGGTCCGTCGGCGCGACCGCGAGGCCGAGTTCGCGGCCGCGAACCCGGCCGAGGCGGAGAGCGGTCCTGAAGACGCGCCGGTCGGGGCCGACGCGGCCGCTGCCTTCGTCGTGTCCGGTGACGGTGCGGCATCCGTCGATCCCGAGGCGACCTCCCCGGACGCGTCGGAGCCCGTCGACATGCCTTCGGTCGAGCCGTCCGACCTGGCTTCCGACGAACCGTCCGATGCACCCTCCGTCGGGTCGCCCGAGGCGCCGTCCGGCGACGTGCGATCCGACGCGGACGCCCCGCCCCCCGACGAGGACTGA
- a CDS encoding DUF5979 domain-containing protein — MAVAAMLTLSLAVSPTAFAAPVLPDPAPGDVTAVASLTKDASVDVIAPGETFTYTLTVGCSSITDVGCRDAVLTDVVPAPFVVVDAVVGAGVNTALEPAISGNTVTVTWVTDLDGASGDEVGILDATTGVVEITAQLPADASYDANGVEVFNEAYIEGANFVDVPASAGVTPVIPLDLATTPAKTIAPGSAIATPGTPVTATLGGSNDSNATVDTLVIQDPAVETASPNPFEYLGFAGFGTVAPPAGTTTTTYEVYVPPTWVAAPGGVLPAGVDAEDVRGTRVTFDGEIPAGATASVELDLATTDLAAAQSDGTVVENTVSSEVALDGESATADTSADFTILANDVQVGATKSFDPNLVVAGEPSTVTIGATNESTIPLEELTIREPAVGDFPAEYTFAGVTSPVDYPAGATSGTIVYHLIGGGEQSESFVDGAVPPATEGDPALVAWFEVVFEGTIQPGAETSVVFDVATDPDLAGLPLTVTNVVGVQGENQGVTGDADASADLYIYDEVVEPYIGKQVRPSQILAVPGQIVTVSLAGGLTDRPNPPDTTTGSTGNAQVIVIQDPQDPIEGDVWWNAFDITAITQTPVPAQSSLTIEYYDTTDGQWKVLTAGIDGPQIYSAPIDPTISAVAGGIRFTYTYTGDDGLGFPPGTDLAPNFTSELRPTGRYTGTPPFSDDESTFVPNCAQSSAEAITPGVPGGSATMPTEDCPEVELIPADPGNADLIDKAFGTSSSGGLKSVIARSGDTIPSTLSWSTGGYSGLETVQITDVAAPSDTPIAASMYDAFNLTRVQAITPATDPLIVYDQVLEVLLWNGTAWVDATNDPCPAGCVGQFPGVNLTAAEQASTTGVRLIFAESPDRAAASAGSPDAPPVGSGVARSFGNTRPVTLVWQVRDERRSDGVPVLGDVVYNLAQPGVVRNTARAEGFPAEGDPIGSDASDDVVIVDVPITTTTDKNWQGGPLAVPTDPSIPAGQYPLSRITVTTRNTTPARVDQLVINDPAPGSATNRRQDPFEAFTFNNFSSITVPAGTTSSSVRLFCPSGQAPADYTVAQALALVPAALPCDVTGIQVTFDGRIAANGAGVVAFDVRLRPYWRGTTERVSVADSPISNTAQGIVADIEPIGACPPPADSRYACDQETALIQLQEPTFSVTAGKSFSPASQKDGDTGQITMTLTGQPGGSARPRFMTITDEDPTFWNAMDFAGMAPTWTLPVPVGQVRACYLSGGDFSAANVEADSVGGTWTCQPITPGSMTTATATAFLDAAPDDLHGVRFTFAQANDLGWQNPSNPVVSVPVLLERRTDLRSGGPVPTTRADQVPSPGEEDAGIFWNTVEVDGESANVGSGPLTDSDTADAEYRYLHLEAAITVTKSPNGDIRPGAVVPFTLTFTNSGEAPLHDPLFEDRLPTDEDGIMLVLDPDRDPTVSPYAFALTGAAPVPPNGTALPTDPDEVDVDVLDDTIFFRMPGGSVLEPGQTYTITIQLMLRPGLPAGTQVQNWAVVSVDEPLDDCVPTTGPDGECMDDAIVSPLAVPALSTIKYVRSDVDHGQPGIPEVFSTIEGYECDGTAVAGRFYRAPCIPVTLPGGTETWRFRVVNAGTLPLDQVVSIDNLPTPGDQGLIVQLPRESEWEPTFVGAVELVPTATTPAGAVLTTYYSTSAVPCTADLNPLGAPCGAGAWLPLDGSVDPALVRSLKFVVEFPDADPLQPAETLDIQFQTRTTPEARAASDFPIAYNTVSTGGSAIGATPTVVPATEGRRVGVSHPTGPIELQKIVSGPAAEFAPDGFPVQLTCESAGVEVLSLPELVLVPGADPVVVDRLPWGSECTASEGQYGQTSTIIGTAIVGGPEDEIGLISVENVYEVSALTIRKTVDGGGEDALGDPVVYGPFAFSVSCTFDGVEVWATGYDADNPMAESLTTDETWALAGLPVGTECVVTEDDTLDAVATSFVVSVDGEAQEPVEGTEVTVTVVDGASVDVEAINEFTAGSLILEKVRDGEAWEEYGQGPFRLAVDCTFDTGSGPARVWAGFVTLDAENGYASEIEDIATGATCTVAEVTTGGATAVAVEPGEVTIGDAGTPVTVVVTNTFDAGSITVTKEIVGDGADLWGAGPFEVTLACTTPLGLAVDLPFDPVRELAAPGYTTTYEPLLIGLDCTVTETDTGGATSTIVTDAQGEPIDVIEVPADDVAVTVTNTFDLGSLAVTKTVSGGDAAAHEDDVFEVSVACIWDGQEIEVPGGAVRPVTAAEPALYEDLPVGAECAVTETDAGDADAVTLTPASSDDPSTAIVTIEAAAEASVNVDNRFDPPLPATGSDSTHLAGVGGIAFLVIAAGVLAVVGARRRRDA, encoded by the coding sequence TTGGCTGTCGCGGCAATGCTCACCCTCTCGTTGGCCGTCTCGCCGACCGCGTTCGCCGCACCCGTCCTCCCCGACCCCGCCCCCGGCGATGTGACCGCGGTCGCCTCGCTCACCAAGGATGCGAGTGTCGACGTCATCGCGCCGGGAGAGACGTTCACCTACACGCTCACGGTGGGATGCTCGTCGATCACCGATGTCGGCTGCCGCGACGCCGTCCTCACCGACGTGGTGCCGGCGCCGTTCGTGGTCGTCGACGCCGTGGTGGGCGCGGGTGTGAACACCGCGCTCGAGCCGGCGATCTCGGGAAACACCGTCACCGTCACCTGGGTCACCGACCTCGACGGCGCCTCGGGCGATGAGGTCGGGATCCTGGATGCCACGACCGGCGTCGTCGAGATCACCGCGCAGCTTCCCGCCGACGCGTCGTACGACGCGAACGGTGTCGAGGTCTTCAACGAGGCGTACATCGAGGGCGCGAACTTCGTCGACGTGCCGGCATCCGCCGGCGTGACCCCCGTCATCCCGCTCGACCTGGCCACGACCCCCGCGAAGACGATCGCGCCCGGCTCGGCGATCGCCACCCCCGGCACCCCGGTCACCGCGACGCTCGGCGGGAGCAACGACTCGAACGCCACCGTCGACACGCTCGTGATCCAGGATCCGGCCGTCGAGACCGCGTCGCCGAACCCCTTCGAGTACCTCGGCTTCGCCGGCTTCGGCACGGTCGCGCCGCCGGCGGGCACGACGACGACGACATACGAGGTCTACGTGCCGCCGACGTGGGTGGCGGCGCCCGGCGGGGTGCTCCCTGCGGGCGTCGACGCCGAGGACGTCCGCGGCACGCGGGTCACGTTCGACGGCGAGATCCCGGCCGGCGCCACCGCGTCTGTCGAGCTCGACCTCGCCACGACCGACCTCGCCGCCGCGCAGTCGGACGGCACGGTCGTGGAGAACACCGTGTCGTCCGAGGTGGCGCTCGACGGCGAGAGCGCGACCGCCGACACGAGCGCCGACTTCACGATCCTTGCGAACGACGTCCAGGTCGGCGCGACGAAGTCGTTCGACCCGAACCTCGTGGTCGCCGGCGAGCCCAGCACAGTGACGATCGGCGCGACGAACGAGTCCACGATCCCGCTCGAGGAGCTCACGATCCGCGAGCCCGCCGTCGGCGACTTCCCCGCCGAGTACACGTTCGCGGGCGTCACGAGCCCCGTCGACTACCCCGCCGGGGCGACGTCCGGCACGATCGTCTACCACCTGATCGGCGGCGGCGAGCAGTCCGAGTCGTTCGTCGACGGGGCCGTGCCTCCTGCGACCGAGGGCGATCCGGCGCTGGTGGCCTGGTTCGAGGTGGTCTTCGAGGGCACGATCCAGCCCGGCGCCGAGACATCCGTCGTCTTCGACGTCGCGACCGATCCCGACCTCGCAGGGCTTCCCCTCACCGTGACGAACGTGGTCGGCGTGCAGGGCGAGAACCAGGGCGTCACCGGCGACGCGGATGCCTCGGCCGATCTCTACATCTACGACGAGGTCGTCGAGCCGTACATCGGCAAGCAGGTGCGCCCGTCGCAGATCCTCGCTGTGCCCGGCCAGATCGTGACGGTGTCGCTGGCGGGCGGTCTCACCGATCGCCCGAACCCGCCGGACACCACGACCGGGTCGACCGGCAACGCTCAGGTCATCGTGATCCAGGACCCTCAGGACCCGATCGAGGGCGACGTGTGGTGGAACGCGTTCGACATCACCGCGATCACGCAGACGCCCGTACCGGCGCAGTCGTCGCTCACGATCGAGTACTACGACACGACCGACGGGCAGTGGAAGGTGCTCACCGCCGGGATCGACGGCCCGCAGATCTACTCCGCGCCGATCGATCCCACGATCTCGGCCGTGGCCGGAGGCATCCGCTTCACCTACACGTACACGGGCGACGACGGCCTGGGCTTCCCGCCCGGGACGGACCTGGCCCCGAACTTCACCAGCGAGCTGCGCCCCACCGGCCGCTACACCGGAACACCGCCGTTCTCCGACGACGAGTCGACGTTCGTCCCGAACTGCGCCCAGTCGTCGGCCGAGGCGATCACCCCGGGTGTGCCCGGCGGGTCGGCCACGATGCCGACCGAGGACTGCCCCGAAGTCGAGCTCATCCCAGCCGATCCCGGCAACGCGGACCTCATCGACAAGGCGTTCGGCACGTCGAGCTCGGGCGGACTGAAGTCGGTCATCGCCCGCTCAGGCGACACGATCCCTTCGACGCTGTCGTGGTCGACCGGCGGCTACTCCGGGCTCGAGACGGTGCAGATCACCGATGTCGCGGCACCATCGGACACGCCGATCGCGGCGAGCATGTACGACGCGTTCAACCTCACGCGCGTGCAGGCGATCACCCCGGCCACGGATCCCCTCATCGTGTACGACCAGGTGCTCGAGGTGCTGCTGTGGAACGGGACCGCGTGGGTCGACGCGACGAACGACCCGTGCCCGGCGGGCTGCGTCGGGCAGTTCCCCGGCGTGAACCTCACCGCCGCGGAGCAGGCGAGCACGACCGGCGTGCGGCTGATCTTCGCCGAGAGCCCCGATCGCGCCGCTGCTTCGGCGGGCAGCCCCGACGCCCCGCCGGTCGGATCGGGCGTCGCACGGTCGTTCGGCAACACGCGTCCGGTCACCCTCGTGTGGCAGGTGCGCGACGAGCGCCGGTCCGACGGCGTGCCCGTGCTGGGCGACGTCGTCTACAACCTCGCCCAGCCGGGGGTGGTCCGCAACACCGCGCGCGCCGAGGGCTTCCCCGCCGAAGGCGACCCGATCGGCTCGGATGCCTCGGACGACGTCGTCATCGTGGATGTGCCGATCACGACGACGACCGACAAGAACTGGCAGGGCGGGCCCCTCGCGGTGCCGACCGATCCGAGCATCCCGGCCGGCCAGTATCCCTTGAGCCGGATCACGGTGACGACGCGCAACACCACGCCGGCGCGCGTGGATCAGCTCGTGATCAACGACCCCGCGCCCGGTTCGGCGACGAACCGGCGGCAGGACCCGTTCGAGGCGTTCACGTTCAACAACTTCTCCTCGATCACCGTTCCGGCCGGAACGACCTCATCCAGCGTGCGGCTCTTCTGCCCGAGCGGACAGGCGCCCGCGGACTACACCGTCGCCCAGGCGCTCGCGCTCGTCCCCGCCGCGCTGCCGTGCGACGTCACGGGCATCCAGGTGACCTTCGACGGCCGGATCGCCGCGAACGGCGCCGGAGTGGTCGCCTTCGACGTGCGGCTGCGTCCGTACTGGCGGGGCACCACCGAACGGGTGTCGGTCGCCGACTCGCCGATCTCGAACACGGCCCAGGGCATCGTCGCCGACATCGAGCCGATCGGCGCCTGCCCGCCGCCGGCGGACTCCCGCTATGCGTGCGACCAGGAGACGGCGCTGATCCAGCTGCAGGAGCCGACCTTCTCGGTCACCGCCGGCAAGTCGTTCTCTCCGGCGTCTCAGAAGGACGGCGACACCGGTCAGATCACGATGACCCTCACGGGGCAGCCCGGCGGGTCCGCGCGGCCGCGGTTCATGACGATCACGGACGAGGACCCGACGTTCTGGAACGCGATGGACTTCGCGGGAATGGCTCCCACGTGGACCCTGCCCGTCCCGGTCGGCCAGGTGCGCGCGTGCTACCTGTCAGGAGGCGATTTCAGTGCGGCGAACGTCGAGGCCGACAGCGTCGGCGGCACGTGGACGTGCCAGCCGATCACGCCGGGCTCGATGACGACCGCGACGGCGACGGCGTTCCTCGACGCCGCGCCGGACGACCTCCACGGCGTGCGCTTCACGTTCGCCCAGGCCAACGACCTCGGGTGGCAGAATCCGTCGAACCCGGTCGTCAGCGTGCCCGTGCTTCTGGAGCGCCGCACAGACCTCCGCAGCGGCGGTCCGGTGCCGACCACCCGCGCCGACCAGGTCCCGTCTCCCGGCGAGGAGGACGCGGGCATCTTCTGGAACACGGTCGAGGTCGACGGAGAGTCGGCCAACGTCGGCTCGGGGCCGCTGACCGACAGCGACACCGCCGACGCCGAGTACCGCTACCTCCATCTCGAGGCGGCGATCACCGTGACGAAGTCGCCGAACGGCGACATCCGGCCCGGCGCCGTCGTGCCGTTCACGCTCACCTTCACCAACAGCGGCGAGGCCCCGCTGCACGACCCGCTGTTCGAGGATCGCCTGCCGACGGACGAGGACGGCATCATGCTCGTGCTCGATCCCGATCGCGATCCGACGGTCTCGCCGTACGCGTTCGCGCTGACCGGCGCCGCACCCGTTCCGCCGAACGGCACCGCGCTGCCCACCGATCCGGATGAGGTCGACGTCGACGTCCTCGACGACACGATCTTCTTCCGGATGCCCGGGGGCAGCGTCCTCGAGCCGGGTCAGACGTACACGATCACGATCCAGCTCATGCTCCGGCCGGGCCTCCCCGCCGGGACGCAGGTGCAGAACTGGGCGGTCGTCAGTGTCGACGAGCCGCTGGACGACTGCGTCCCCACCACTGGACCCGACGGCGAGTGCATGGACGACGCGATCGTCTCGCCGCTCGCGGTCCCCGCGCTCAGCACGATCAAGTACGTGCGGTCGGATGTCGACCACGGCCAGCCGGGGATCCCCGAGGTGTTCTCCACCATCGAGGGCTACGAATGCGACGGCACCGCGGTCGCGGGCCGGTTCTACCGCGCGCCCTGCATCCCGGTCACACTCCCCGGCGGCACCGAGACCTGGCGGTTCCGCGTCGTGAACGCAGGCACCCTGCCCCTCGATCAGGTCGTCTCGATCGACAACCTCCCGACGCCGGGCGACCAGGGCCTCATCGTGCAGCTGCCCCGCGAGAGCGAGTGGGAGCCGACCTTCGTCGGCGCCGTCGAACTGGTGCCGACGGCCACCACGCCGGCAGGCGCCGTCCTGACCACGTACTACTCGACCTCGGCGGTGCCCTGCACGGCCGACCTGAATCCTCTCGGCGCGCCCTGCGGCGCGGGCGCGTGGCTGCCGCTCGACGGCTCCGTCGACCCGGCGCTGGTGCGCAGCCTGAAGTTCGTCGTGGAGTTCCCCGACGCCGACCCGCTGCAGCCGGCCGAGACCCTCGACATCCAGTTCCAGACCCGCACGACGCCCGAGGCGCGCGCCGCGTCGGACTTCCCGATCGCGTACAACACGGTCTCGACAGGCGGCTCCGCGATCGGTGCCACCCCGACCGTCGTTCCCGCCACCGAGGGTCGACGTGTCGGCGTCAGCCACCCGACCGGCCCGATCGAGCTGCAGAAGATCGTCTCAGGCCCCGCCGCCGAGTTCGCGCCGGACGGGTTCCCCGTGCAGCTGACATGCGAGAGCGCGGGCGTCGAGGTGCTGTCGCTGCCCGAACTGGTGCTCGTGCCCGGCGCCGATCCCGTCGTCGTCGATCGCCTGCCATGGGGGTCGGAATGCACCGCGAGCGAGGGCCAGTACGGCCAGACGTCGACGATCATCGGCACCGCGATCGTGGGCGGACCGGAGGACGAGATCGGCCTCATCTCGGTCGAGAACGTGTACGAGGTCTCGGCCCTCACCATTCGCAAGACGGTGGACGGCGGCGGCGAGGACGCCCTCGGCGATCCGGTCGTGTACGGGCCGTTCGCCTTCAGTGTCAGCTGCACGTTCGACGGCGTCGAGGTGTGGGCGACCGGCTACGACGCCGACAACCCGATGGCGGAATCGCTGACCACCGACGAGACCTGGGCGCTCGCCGGACTTCCGGTGGGCACGGAGTGCGTCGTCACCGAGGACGACACGCTCGATGCCGTGGCCACCTCGTTCGTGGTGAGCGTCGACGGCGAAGCGCAGGAGCCCGTGGAGGGAACCGAGGTGACCGTCACGGTCGTCGACGGGGCGAGTGTCGACGTCGAGGCGATCAACGAGTTCACCGCCGGGTCTCTCATCCTGGAGAAGGTCCGCGACGGTGAGGCGTGGGAGGAGTACGGGCAGGGTCCGTTCCGACTCGCGGTCGACTGCACGTTCGACACCGGCAGCGGGCCTGCCCGCGTCTGGGCCGGCTTCGTGACGCTGGATGCGGAGAACGGCTACGCATCCGAGATCGAGGACATCGCCACGGGTGCGACATGCACCGTCGCCGAGGTGACCACGGGTGGCGCGACGGCCGTCGCCGTCGAGCCCGGCGAGGTCACGATCGGCGACGCCGGGACGCCGGTCACCGTCGTCGTCACCAACACGTTCGACGCGGGCTCGATCACGGTGACCAAGGAGATCGTGGGCGACGGAGCCGACCTGTGGGGCGCGGGGCCCTTCGAGGTGACCCTCGCGTGCACGACGCCGCTCGGCCTCGCGGTCGATCTGCCCTTCGATCCGGTGCGCGAGCTCGCCGCCCCCGGCTACACGACGACGTACGAGCCGCTGCTCATCGGCCTCGACTGCACCGTCACCGAGACCGACACCGGTGGTGCGACCTCGACGATCGTCACCGACGCGCAGGGCGAGCCGATCGACGTGATCGAGGTCCCCGCCGACGACGTCGCGGTCACCGTGACCAACACGTTCGACCTCGGATCGCTCGCGGTGACGAAGACCGTCTCGGGCGGGGATGCCGCAGCCCACGAAGACGATGTGTTCGAGGTCTCGGTCGCGTGCATCTGGGACGGCCAGGAGATCGAGGTGCCCGGCGGTGCGGTGCGCCCGGTCACCGCGGCCGAGCCCGCGCTGTACGAGGACCTGCCGGTCGGAGCGGAGTGCGCGGTCACGGAGACCGATGCCGGCGACGCGGATGCGGTGACGCTGACGCCCGCCTCATCCGACGACCCGTCGACGGCGATCGTGACGATCGAGGCGGCTGCCGAGGCATCCGTCAACGTCGACAACCGGTTCGACCCGCCGCTGCCCGCGACCGGGTCCGACTCGACGCACCTCGCGGGTGTCGGAGGGATCGCGTTCCTGGTGATCGCGGCCGGCGTGCTCGCGGTCGTCGGGGCTCGCCGCCGCCGCGACGCCTGA
- a CDS encoding Pr6Pr family membrane protein — translation MRTKAWALTWSVMRLAVAALIAAAIIAQLSKSIGTAAELGRDVATTVANFFSFFTILSNAAAAVVLVWAAVWFFMKGRHAEAEPPALAMSLACVTTYMVITGIVYNLLLRSIELPQGSAPIPWSNETLHLIAPLFLLADLFFGPLRRALPWRAVWGIIVFPLAWCAYTLLRGPFVTNPVSGDPYWYPYPFLNPNGPGGWGSVAFWIVAISVTFLAVATLVVWWGRRVGQERELDHESGDELEAEWEEAREAQTD, via the coding sequence ATGCGAACGAAGGCATGGGCTCTCACCTGGTCGGTCATGCGTCTTGCCGTGGCGGCGCTCATCGCCGCCGCGATCATCGCGCAGCTCTCGAAGTCGATCGGAACCGCTGCGGAGCTGGGGAGGGATGTCGCGACCACCGTCGCCAACTTCTTCAGCTTCTTCACGATCCTCTCCAACGCCGCCGCCGCGGTCGTGCTGGTGTGGGCGGCGGTCTGGTTCTTCATGAAGGGACGCCACGCCGAGGCGGAGCCGCCGGCGCTGGCCATGTCGCTCGCGTGCGTCACGACGTACATGGTGATCACAGGCATCGTCTACAACCTGCTGCTGCGCAGCATCGAGCTGCCGCAGGGCAGTGCGCCGATCCCGTGGTCGAACGAGACTCTGCACCTCATCGCTCCGCTGTTCCTGCTCGCGGACCTCTTCTTCGGCCCGCTCCGCCGCGCGCTCCCGTGGCGTGCGGTCTGGGGCATCATCGTCTTCCCGCTCGCATGGTGCGCCTACACGCTCCTGCGCGGACCGTTCGTCACGAACCCCGTCAGCGGCGACCCGTACTGGTACCCCTACCCGTTCCTGAACCCGAACGGGCCGGGCGGATGGGGCTCCGTGGCGTTCTGGATCGTGGCGATCTCCGTGACCTTCCTCGCCGTCGCGACGCTGGTCGTCTGGTGGGGACGCCGCGTCGGCCAGGAGCGCGAGCTCGACCACGAGTCCGGCGACGAGCTCGAGGCCGAGTGGGAAGAGGCGCGCGAAGCGCAGACCGACTGA
- a CDS encoding adenylosuccinate synthase: MPGIVIVGVQWGDEGKGKATDLLGDRTDWVVKFNGGNNAGHTVVIGDEKYALHLLPSGILSPGVNAVIGNGVVIDLEVLFAELDALHARGVDASRLRVSANAHIITQYHRTLDKVTERFLGKRQIGTTGRGIGPAYADKINRVGIRVQDLFDENILRQKVEGALDQKNHLLVKIFNRRSITVDEVVDDLLSYADRLRPMVADTGLLLNEALDSGDVVVFEGGQATMLDVDHGTYPFVTSSSATAGGAATGSGVGPNRLDRIVGIVKAYTTRVGSGPFPTELFDENGDFLRSRGFEFGTTTGRPRRVGWYDAPITRYATRINGITDLVLTKLDILTGLDQIPVCVAYEVDGERFDEVPVNQSDFHHAKPILEYFPGWKHDISTARTFEELPLEAQEYVLALEAMSGTRISVIGVGASRDAVIVRHDLIDD; encoded by the coding sequence ATGCCAGGCATCGTGATCGTCGGAGTCCAGTGGGGAGACGAGGGCAAGGGCAAGGCCACCGATCTCCTGGGCGACCGGACCGACTGGGTCGTCAAGTTCAACGGCGGCAACAACGCCGGTCACACGGTCGTGATCGGTGACGAGAAGTACGCGCTCCACCTCCTCCCGAGCGGCATCCTCTCGCCGGGCGTGAACGCCGTCATCGGCAACGGCGTCGTGATCGACCTCGAGGTGCTCTTCGCCGAGCTCGATGCCCTGCACGCGCGGGGCGTGGACGCCTCGCGCCTGCGCGTCAGTGCGAACGCCCACATCATCACGCAGTACCACCGCACGCTCGACAAGGTCACCGAGCGCTTCCTCGGAAAGCGCCAGATCGGCACGACCGGCCGCGGCATCGGTCCCGCCTACGCCGACAAGATCAACCGGGTCGGCATCCGCGTGCAGGACCTCTTCGACGAGAACATCCTCCGCCAGAAGGTCGAGGGCGCACTCGACCAGAAGAACCACCTGCTGGTGAAGATCTTCAACCGCCGGTCGATCACCGTCGACGAGGTCGTCGACGACCTGCTGTCCTACGCCGACCGCCTGCGCCCGATGGTCGCCGACACCGGGCTGCTCCTCAACGAGGCCCTCGATTCCGGCGATGTCGTCGTCTTCGAAGGCGGGCAGGCCACCATGCTGGACGTCGACCACGGCACCTACCCGTTCGTGACGTCGTCGTCGGCGACCGCCGGCGGCGCGGCGACCGGCTCGGGCGTCGGCCCCAACCGTCTCGACCGCATCGTGGGCATCGTCAAGGCCTACACGACTCGCGTCGGCTCGGGTCCGTTCCCGACCGAGCTCTTCGACGAGAACGGCGACTTCCTCCGCTCGCGCGGATTCGAGTTCGGCACGACGACGGGTCGCCCGCGTCGCGTGGGATGGTACGACGCCCCGATCACGCGCTACGCGACCAGGATCAACGGCATCACCGACCTCGTGCTGACGAAGCTCGACATCCTGACCGGCCTCGACCAGATCCCGGTGTGCGTCGCGTACGAGGTCGACGGCGAGCGGTTCGACGAGGTCCCCGTGAACCAGTCCGACTTCCACCACGCCAAGCCGATCCTCGAGTACTTCCCGGGCTGGAAGCACGACATCTCGACCGCCCGCACGTTCGAGGAGCTTCCGCTCGAGGCCCAGGAGTACGTGCTCGCCCTCGAGGCGATGAGCGGCACCCGCATCTCGGTCATCGGCGTCGGGGCATCCCGAGACGCCGTCATCGTGCGACACGACCTCATCGACGACTGA